One Atribacteraceae bacterium genomic window, GCGCTGGTCTGAACCCCTCGCAGGTTCGGGAAGGTCCTCAGGAGTTCCCGCATGTTCTCATAGGCCCGGGTCTTGTCGTCATAGCATTCCAGCGGGGTCGGGGTCACGAGGGTCATGTTCGGATACATTTCCTGCTGGCGCGCGACGCCGCCGGCCACCCACTCTATATGGGTAGTCGAGGTAAGACTGCCCACCATGGTGGCGTACTCGCCTTCGAATCCCATATATTCGGCGAGATAGTCCATCAGCCGGGCGCCGAAGGCCCTATTTTCGAAAGCTTCGATGTTGTAGTGTACGTTCTGGATGAGCGGGGCTTCATGGGAGATCACCACAATCCCCTCGTCCATGGCTCTTCTCAAAACTGGCTCCAGCGTCTCCGGGGAGAACGGAACCACGCAAATGGCATCGACCCCTGCGGCGATCAGGTCTTCGATCATCCGCACCTGCAACGCCGCATCCGCCCGGGGAGGGCCAATCAAATAGGCGTCGTGACCGGTGTCTTCGGCAAAGCGCGCCACTCCTTCCCGCATCCGCTCAAACCAGGCTATCCCATCAAGTTTGACCACAGTGGCGATCGTATACTGTTGCGCCATCGCCGGAAGAACAGTGAGAAGAACAACGCTCAAGACCATAATAACCAAAAGCAGTTTCTTCATTTCAAACCTCCCTTGCGAATTAAACGACGAATTTCTGTTTTTTGAACGCTTCCCAGCACCACCGGCTGGAGAAAACCAGACCCTTCTCCACCGGACCGGCTGACTTGCCCTGGCAGGTAGGGTTCTGCAACGCCCCACCGGTAAGATGACTGCGGATAACGTTCCGCGAAGAATGCTCGGAAGAGATAAGCGCAGTCGTTTCTCTGCACCGCTACCGGGCCAAGAATGAAA contains:
- a CDS encoding autoinducer 2 ABC transporter substrate-binding protein, which encodes MKKLLLVIMVLSVVLLTVLPAMAQQYTIATVVKLDGIAWFERMREGVARFAEDTGHDAYLIGPPRADAALQVRMIEDLIAAGVDAICVVPFSPETLEPVLRRAMDEGIVVISHEAPLIQNVHYNIEAFENRAFGARLMDYLAEYMGFEGEYATMVGSLTSTTHIEWVAGGVARQQEMYPNMTLVTPTPLECYDDKTRAYENMRELLRTFPNLRGVQTSASTAAPGSGLAVEELGLQDVVSVVGPSLPSIAGPYLEGGGTKLIGFWDPADAGYVMNKLAVMVLEGQEVTDGMDLGVPGYNNVRLVDHVIFGEAWQFVTVENMEEFPF